From a single Poecilia reticulata strain Guanapo linkage group LG2, Guppy_female_1.0+MT, whole genome shotgun sequence genomic region:
- the LOC103480311 gene encoding olfactory receptor 2T2-like: MDQMNDKPNITYITFGGHVELQKYRFLYFAMTFSVYVLILCSNSTILCLIWVRRSLHQPMYVFIAALLCNSLLLSTNVYPKLLIDLLSDVQITSHLACRIQALIYYSLCGSEFLLLAAMAYDRYVSICKPLQYQAVMRKRTVTALLVLAWLLPSCQLVPSLILGDGFKLCKFTLNGIFCNNAVTKLSCMTSAGPYVIYGVFILVSTIFVPLAFILFTYCKILVISCRRGSDVRKRAMQTCAPHLLVLVSFSCLCSYDVIIARLDVDLPKAARSIMTLQVVLYQPLFNPIIYGLKMKEIHKHLKRLFSRSRICVCVALINN; this comes from the coding sequence ATGGATCAAATGAACGACAAACCAAACATAACATATATAACTTTTGGCGGCCATGTTGAATTGCAGAAATACCGCTTCCTGTACTTTGCGATGACGTTCAGCGTCTACGTCCTCATACTCTGCAGCAACTCAACCATCCTGTGTCTCATCTGGGTCCGACGGAGCCTCCACCAGCCCATGTACGTCTTCATCGCCGCTCTGCTCTGCAACTCGCTCCTTCTCAGCACCAACGTCTACCCGAAGCTTCTCATCGACCTCTTATCCGACGTGCAGATTACRTCTCATTTGGCGTGCAGGATTCAGGCTTTGATCTATTACTCTCTGTGCGGTTCTGAGTTCCTCCTCTTGGCAGCCATGGCTTACGACCGCTACGTCTCCATCTGTAAACCGCTGCAGTATCAAGCCGTCATGAGGAAAAGGACGGTGACTGCTCTGCTGGTTCTAGCGTGGCTCCTGCCATCCTGTCAGCTCGTGCCGTCACTTATTCTAGGCGATGGTTTCAAACTCTGTAAGTTCACGCTGAATGGGATTTTTTGCAACAACGCCGTCACCAAGCTTTCCTGCATGACCTCAGCAGGGCCCTATGTTATATATGGCGTGTTCATTTTAGTTAGTACTATATTCGTCCCCTTGGCGTTCATCCTTTTCACCTACTGTAAAATACTCGTCATATCCTGCAGAAGGGGCTCGGACGTCAGGAAAAGAGCCATGCAGACCTGCGCGCCGCACCTGCTGGTTCTCGTCAGTTTCTCGTGTTTGTGTTCGTATGACGTCATCATAGCCCGACTGGATGTCGATTTGCCCAAAGCGGCGCGATCGATCATGACTCTGCAGGTGGTTCTGTATCAGCCTCTGTTTAACCCAATAATCTACGGGCTGAAGATGAAGGAAATCCACAAACACCTCAAGAGGCTTTTCAGCCGAAGCAGAATCTGCGTTTGTGTTGCACTGATCAATAACTGA
- the LOC103480322 gene encoding olfactory receptor 6N2-like — MDAVAGELNSTYITFGGHVELHRYRFLYFAVMLVVXVLIICSNSTILSLIWVQKSLHEPMYVFIAALLFNSLLFSATIYPKLLVDFLSDEQTTSLSLCNLQSFTYYSLCGAEFLLLSAMAYDRYVSICRPLQYQATMRKPTVVALLALAWLLPACQLVPSLFISRSYKLCHLTLNGIFCNNXISQLFCMDSRAPYITYGSFIALNTIILPMLFILFTYTKILFISLRGSGSMRRKAAKTCSPHLLVLISFSCLCSYDIIVARLQVDLDRTARFIMTLQVVLYHPLFNPIIYGLKMEKIHRHLRMVFFHDKRKVNV, encoded by the coding sequence atGGACGCGGTGGCTGGTGAGCTAAACTCTACGTACATAACCTTCGGCGGGCATGTAGAGCTGCACAGGTACAGATTTCTGTACTTCGCCGTCATGCTCGTCGTGTWCGTCCTGATAATCTGCAGCAACTCCACCATCTTGAGCCTCATCTGGGTCCAGAAGAGCCTCCACGAGCCCATGTACGTCTTCATCGCTGCCTTGCTCTTCAACTCGCTCCTCTTCAGCGCCACCATCTACCCGAAACTCCTGGTGGACTTTCTGTCCGACGAGCAGACCACGTCTCTGTCCCTGTGCAACCTGCAGAGCTTCACCTACTACTCYCTGTGCGGCGCCGAGTTCCTGCTGCTGTCGGCCATGGCATACGACAGGTACGTGTCCATATGCAGGCCCCTGCAGTACCAGGCCACCATGAGGAAGCCCACCGTGGTCGCCCTGCTGGCTCTGGCGTGGCTTCTGCCCGCCTGTCAGCTGGTGCCGTCGCTCTTCATCAGCAGGAGCTACAAGCTGTGCCACTTGACTCTGAACGGGATTTTCTGCAACAACKCCATCTCCCAGCTTTTCTGCATGGACTCCAGAGCGCCGTACATCACGTACGGCTCGTTCATCGCGCTGAACACGATAATACTGCCCATGCTTTTCATCCTGTTCACTTACACGAAAATACTGTTCATTTCCTTAAGAGGCTCTGGAAGTATGAGGAGGAAGGCGGCGAAGACATGTTCCCCTCACCTGCTGGTGCTGATCAGCTTCTCCTGCCTGTGTTCGTACGACATCATCGTGGCCCGGCTGCAGGTCGACCTGGACAGGACGGCGCGGTTCATCATGACTTTACAGGTGGTGCTGTATCATCCGCTCTTCAACCCCATCATCTACGGCTTGAAGATGGAAAAAATCCACAGACACCTCAGAATGGTTTTCTTTCACGACAAACGCAAAGTGAACGTGTGA
- the LOC103477793 gene encoding olfactory receptor 6N2-like, protein MYIFVYIMDDKINITYITLSGYVDLNRYRYFYFFIVLTVYILTVCSNATILYLIWIHKNLHEPMYIFIAALLFNGLLYSTNIYPKLLIDFLSEKPIISYPACLFQFFMFYSFGGSEFLLLAAMAFDRYVAICKPLRYRNIMKKSTVSAFLIIAWFVAVFFPVVLAMLSYQAKLCTFNLEGIFCNNTIYALQCVRSTALTVFGIVAFSNVVVLPMLFTTFTYANIFRISYRSSKQSRKTTVETCVPHLLVLTSYFCLMTYDVVIARVQSDFPRIARFIMTMQISLYHPLFNPFIYGFKMKEINKHLKKLFFSATKKTSQQ, encoded by the coding sequence ATGTATATATTTGTCTATATTATGGATGACAAGATCAACATTACCTACATAACTCTGTCTGGGTATGTAGATCTGAACAGATACagatacttttactttttcattgtACTCACTGTGTACATCTTAACAGTCTGCAGCAATGCTACTATTCTGTACCTCATCTGGATTCACAAAAACCTCCATGAGCCGATGTACATCTTCATCGCAGCTTTGCTGTTTAACGGTCTTCTTTACAGCACCAACATTTACCCAAAGCTTTTGATCGACTTCTTATCTGAAAAACCAATCATATCGTATCCGGCTTGTCTTTTTCAATTCTTCATGTTTTACTCTTTCGGCGGCTCAGAGTTCCTCCTGCTAGCAGCCATGGCCTTTGACAGATATGTGGCCATATGTAAACCTCTCAGATATagaaatataatgaaaaaaagtacTGTCAGTGCTTTCCTGATCATAGCTtggtttgtggctgttttttttcctgtagtgCTAGCAATGCTGAGCTATCAAGCtaaattatgtacatttaaCTTGGAAGGAATATTTTGCAACAACACTATTTATGCCCTTCAGTGTGTGAGATCAACAGCACTGACTGTGTTTGGGATTGTTGCTTTTTCAAACGTTGTAGTTCTTCCTATGCTCTTTACTACCTTCACGTACGCAAACATATTTAGAATATCTTACCGCAGCTCTAAGCAGTCCAGGAAAACGACAGTAGAGACCTGCGTGCCtcacctgctggttctgaccagCTACTTCTGTTTGATGACGTACGATGTAGTAATAGCCCGAGTTCAGTCCGATTTCCCCAGAATTGCACGATTCATAATGACGATGCAGATATCTCTGTATCACCCTTTGTTTAACCCGttcatttatggttttaaaatgaaggaaattaataaacatttaaagaagctCTTCTTCAGCGCCACCAAAAAAACAAGTCAGCAGTAA
- the LOC108167197 gene encoding olfactory receptor 11A1-like — protein MDGKVNITHITLSGYVDLNKYRYFYFSVIFTVYILIICSNATILYLIWIHKNLHEPMYIFIAGLLFNCVIYSTNIYPKLLVDFLSEEPIVSYSACLLQFFMFYSVAGSEFLLLAAMAFDRYVAICKPLRYRNIMKGSTVRAFLIIAWCFPACHLAVLAILSAKAKLCNFNLDGIICNNKMYTIHCVRSRALTVFGVVALFDFAILPTLFTVFTYAKIFMTSYRSCKESRXTAAQTCVPHLLVLTSYFCVMTYDVIVARVESDFSKTAGFIMTIQTFLYHPLINPFMYGFKMKEINKHLKTLLCSTKA, from the coding sequence ATGGATGGTAAAGTAAACATTACCCACATAACTCTGTCCGGATACGTAGATCTGAACAAATacagatatttttacttttctgttatttttacgGTGTACATTTTGATCATTTGCAGCAATGCTACTATTTTGTATCTCATCTGGATTCATAAAAACCTCCATGAGCCGATGTACATCTTTATTGCAGGTTTGTTRTTTAACTGTGTTATTTACAGCACYAACATTTACCCAAAGCTTCTGGTCGACTTTTTGTCTGAAGAACCGATCGTRTCGTATTCGGCCTGCCTCTtacagtttttcatgttttattctgtggCTGGTTCAGAGTTCCTCCTGCTAGCAGCCATGGCCTTCGACAGATATGTGGCGATTTGTAAACCTCTGAGGTATAGAAATATAATGAAAGGAAGTACTGTCCGTGCTTTCCTGATCATAGCTTGGTGTTTTCCTGCTTGCCATCTCGCTGTGCTGGCCATACTGAGTGCCAAAGCTAAACTGTGCAACTTTAACTTGGAYGGGATCATTTGCAACAACAAGATGTACACAATTCACTGTGTGAGATCAAGAGCGCTGACTGTATTTGGGGTTGTTGCTTTATTCGATTTCGCGATTCTTCCCACCCTCTTCACAGTTTTTACATACGCAAAGATATTCATGACGTCGTATCGGAGCTGTAAAGAATCCAGGARAACAGCTGCGCAGACCTGCGTGCCccacctgctggttctgaccagCTATTTCTGTGTGATGACATACGATGTAATTGTAGCTCGAGTGGAGTCGGATTTCTCCAAAACCGCAGGCTTTATAATGACGATACAAACGTTTCTGTATCACCCTCTGATAAATCCATTCATGTACGGGTTCAAGATGAAGGAGATCAATAAACATCTGAAGACGTTGCTCTGTTCAACCAAAGCATGA